CGGACGAAACTGCAGGCGCAGTTCCGGGCGAGAATCCGGGCGGCATCGCGGGCGATTCGTCCAGAACGCGGCCCTCGCTGGATCTGTTCTACAAGGTGACTCCCTCGCTGAACGCTGCGCTGACGCTGAATACCGACTTCTCCGCCACCGAGGTCGACTCGAGGCAGGTGAACCTGACGCGATTCAACCTGTTCTTCCCGGAGCAGCGGGCGTTCTTTCTCCAGGACACCGACATCTTCGAATTCGGCCGTATCGGCGGGCGAAATTCAGACGCGAACCGGTCCGCGTCGGGCGCCAGCCGCGAAAACGGACGGCCGTTCTTCTCCCGGCGCCTGGGCCTCAGCGATTCGGGTCAGCCCGTGGACCTGGACTACGGAGGCAAGCTGAGCGGGCGAATCGGCCCCTGGAGCATTGGCGGCCTGGCCGTGCGGCAGGCGGAATTCGGTGAGGTCCAGAGCAGCGATGTGTTCGCCGGGCGGGCGTCCCTGAGCATCCTGGAAGAATCCGCGGTGGGCCTGATCGTCACCGAGGGCGACCCAAGATCGAACCTCGACAACTCCGTGGCGGGCGTGGACTTCCGCTATCTGAACAGCCGTCTGGGCAACAGCCGGGTCCTGGAGGCTGACGCATGGTTCCTGCAGTCCGATACGGAGGGCCTGGGCGGGGATGATCGCGCCTTCGGCCTGGGACTGCGCGCTCCAAACAGGTCCGGCTTGCGCTGGGGCCTGGCGACAAAGGAGGTTCAGAGGAATTTCAACCCGGCGCTCGGCTACGTCAACCGGGCCGGTATCCGGGACCGGACAGCGGATTTCGGCTACACGCACCACTTTCGCGGCGGACCGGTCGCGTCGTGGTTCGCGAGCATCGACGCTCAGCGCATCGAGCTCCTGGACGGCGGGCTGCAGACGCAGGTCGTCACGGTCACTCCGCTGGAGATCGACAGCCGATCACGGGATACGCTCGTCGCGCAATACAAATCCACCGATGAGGTCCTGATCCGTCCATTCCGCATCTACCGGGACCCCTCGGACCAATCTCGTCAGGTCGTCATCCCCCGGGGACGGTATTCTTTCGACGAGTACATCGCCACGCTCGCCAGCGGC
The window above is part of the Gemmatimonadota bacterium genome. Proteins encoded here:
- a CDS encoding DUF5916 domain-containing protein — translated: GGRFWDSEPGLIAASTLRHRSLRLGDDDRIAIVLSPFNDRRSGYKFETNANGVKHEAIYQNVSQNLPVWNTIWDVASTADSEGWATEIAIPLKSISFDPDNDTWGINFSRAVRRKGEEISWVSRNRTYNPSIVGIATGLTGLEQGLGLDIVPSVALNRRRHFDSAGDDPDETAGAVPGENPGGIAGDSSRTRPSLDLFYKVTPSLNAALTLNTDFSATEVDSRQVNLTRFNLFFPEQRAFFLQDTDIFEFGRIGGRNSDANRSASGASRENGRPFFSRRLGLSDSGQPVDLDYGGKLSGRIGPWSIGGLAVRQAEFGEVQSSDVFAGRASLSILEESAVGLIVTEGDPRSNLDNSVAGVDFRYLNSRLGNSRVLEADAWFLQSDTEGLGGDDRAFGLGLRAPNRSGLRWGLATKEVQRNFNPALGYVNRAGIRDRTADFGYTHHFRGGPVASWFASIDAQRIELLDGGLQTQVVTVTPLEIDSRSRDTLVAQYKSTDEVLIRPFRIYRDPSDQSRQVVIPRGRYSFDEYIATLASGSHRKFVAAVHHIRGGFFNGERVNYGAIMTWRATKHFTFRFGYDHHDIRLPQGAFVTRLANFSSEVAFNSDLLWINRVQYDNVSEEVGINSRLHWVLRDGREAYLVLNHNLQDHDRDNSFDETLSDLSLKVNYTFRF